Proteins encoded in a region of the Veillonella parvula genome:
- a CDS encoding DUF438 domain-containing protein: MEKKLDLSKSVYDLVKEYPEVADIMKELGFSEITNKVMLNSVGKIMTIPKGAKMKGVSMIDIVGAFMKAGFTLEGEMPNLSGDDAETTGHPGVAPTATATKSNVTDASANVASSTVAANAVENSEPVSTTAPANTDEDSETKAEDTVQDSERVEQLKGFLKRLGTGEDLGAVREDFASQFAHVEASEIMKAEQGLMREGTPLAEVQQLCDLHSALFHGSTIHEQMESEHAKVEAVLEAQEKSQSVVTLVETVGHPLNRLTEENKALDALIEATKVKVADKTATVDDVNEVRQVSIHYAKKGDLLYPHLKVAYDISGPSMVMWTVDDDIRDGFGRLARAKSIDDAWYEEFDGLLTRAQEMIYKEQNILFPICAENFSTEEWYQIYKDTAQYEEIFGVKRTAWAEAEAALATQTTKASGDDNTIALIGGSLTVDQLNAMLNTMPMEVTFVDHEDINRYFNDGEKVFKRPTTAIGRDVYSCHPPKIEPIVRGIIESFRKGERDNVAVWLEKVGRPFYVNYMAVRDQNNNYLGTLELVQDMQFAKDHFKRS, from the coding sequence ATGGAAAAGAAATTAGATCTATCCAAATCTGTATATGATTTGGTAAAAGAATATCCTGAAGTAGCAGATATTATGAAAGAATTAGGGTTCAGCGAAATTACAAACAAGGTGATGTTGAACTCTGTTGGTAAAATCATGACCATCCCGAAAGGGGCTAAGATGAAAGGCGTATCCATGATTGATATCGTGGGCGCTTTCATGAAAGCTGGCTTTACCTTAGAAGGTGAAATGCCAAATCTATCTGGTGATGATGCGGAAACTACGGGTCATCCTGGTGTAGCGCCTACCGCAACGGCTACAAAGTCTAATGTTACGGATGCATCTGCTAACGTAGCATCTAGTACAGTTGCAGCAAATGCAGTAGAAAACAGTGAACCAGTATCTACTACAGCGCCAGCTAATACTGATGAAGATTCCGAAACTAAGGCTGAAGATACAGTTCAAGATAGCGAACGCGTAGAGCAGCTCAAAGGTTTCTTGAAACGTTTAGGTACAGGTGAAGACCTTGGTGCCGTTCGTGAAGACTTTGCTAGTCAATTCGCCCATGTTGAGGCTAGTGAAATCATGAAAGCTGAACAAGGCCTTATGCGTGAAGGCACACCACTAGCAGAGGTTCAACAATTATGTGACCTTCACTCTGCCTTGTTCCACGGCTCCACTATCCATGAACAAATGGAGTCTGAACACGCTAAGGTTGAGGCTGTACTAGAAGCACAAGAAAAAAGTCAAAGCGTAGTAACGCTAGTCGAAACAGTAGGTCATCCACTCAATCGATTAACAGAAGAAAACAAAGCTCTTGATGCGTTGATTGAAGCTACAAAGGTTAAGGTGGCCGATAAGACTGCTACGGTAGATGATGTGAACGAAGTGCGCCAAGTGTCTATTCACTACGCTAAGAAGGGCGACCTTTTATATCCTCATTTGAAAGTAGCCTATGATATCTCTGGTCCATCCATGGTTATGTGGACTGTTGATGACGATATTCGCGATGGCTTTGGTCGTCTAGCTCGTGCTAAGTCTATTGATGATGCTTGGTACGAAGAGTTTGATGGTCTTCTCACACGTGCTCAAGAGATGATCTACAAAGAGCAAAATATCTTGTTCCCAATTTGTGCAGAGAACTTTAGTACTGAAGAGTGGTACCAAATCTACAAAGATACAGCACAGTATGAAGAAATCTTTGGGGTAAAACGCACTGCTTGGGCAGAGGCTGAGGCTGCATTAGCTACACAAACAACAAAAGCAAGTGGCGATGATAATACTATTGCTCTAATAGGTGGTAGCTTAACTGTAGATCAATTAAATGCCATGCTTAATACAATGCCAATGGAAGTAACCTTCGTTGACCACGAAGACATTAACCGTTACTTCAATGATGGTGAAAAGGTCTTTAAACGCCCTACTACAGCTATCGGTCGCGATGTATACTCTTGCCATCCTCCAAAGATAGAGCCTATCGTACGCGGTATTATCGAATCCTTCCGCAAAGGGGAACGCGATAATGTGGCGGTATGGCTTGAAAAGGTAGGTCGTCCATTCTATGTAAACTATATGGCGGTGCGCGACCAAAACAATAATTACCTTGGTACATTAGAATTAGTGCAAGACATGCAATTTGCAAAAGACCATTTCAAACGTTCCTAG
- a CDS encoding superoxide dismutase — translation MKPFELAPLPYAYDYLEPVIDAETMKLHHDKHHQAYVNNLNAAIAKYPDLPYGCVDCILGDIANVPEDIRQAVINNGGGHKNHTMFWDIMTKPDTSKLQGSLKEAIDAELGGYDAFVESFSTAAATRFGSGWAWLVVNKDGKLEVTSSANQDNPLLEGKKAILCLDVWEHAYYLHYQNRRPDYIKEFFRVINWDKVSENYEKALKPHHD, via the coding sequence ATGAAACCTTTCGAACTCGCACCATTACCGTATGCGTATGATTACCTTGAACCTGTTATCGATGCTGAAACAATGAAATTGCATCATGACAAGCATCATCAAGCCTATGTTAATAATTTGAACGCTGCTATCGCGAAATATCCTGATCTTCCGTATGGCTGTGTAGACTGTATTCTCGGCGATATTGCTAATGTGCCTGAAGATATCCGTCAAGCAGTTATCAACAATGGTGGCGGTCACAAGAACCATACCATGTTCTGGGACATCATGACAAAACCAGATACTTCTAAATTGCAAGGTTCTTTGAAAGAGGCTATCGATGCTGAACTTGGTGGATACGATGCTTTTGTTGAAAGCTTCTCTACTGCGGCAGCTACACGTTTTGGCTCCGGTTGGGCTTGGCTTGTAGTTAACAAAGATGGCAAGCTAGAAGTGACATCCTCTGCGAACCAAGACAACCCTCTATTGGAAGGTAAAAAAGCAATTTTATGTTTGGACGTTTGGGAACATGCATACTATTTGCACTACCAAAACCGTCGCCCAGACTATATCAAGGAATTCTTCCGAGTTATTAACTGGGATAAAGTTTCTGAAAACTACGAAAAAGCATTGAAACCACATCATGATTAA
- a CDS encoding cysteine hydrolase family protein yields MQKVLVVIDMQNDFVDGALGSSQAQLIVDNVRKKIESFDGPIIFTRDTHDRDYLERQEGKLLPVPHCVKNTEGWHIVEGLIEAAEGRSIMSPVSFVDKPNFASFELVSRLEGMDRVNPIESITLIGLCTDICVVSNAILLKAGLPEIPIHIDSSCCAGVTEESHQAALTTMKMCQCIID; encoded by the coding sequence ATGCAAAAGGTTCTGGTAGTAATCGATATGCAAAATGATTTTGTAGATGGTGCACTTGGTTCATCGCAAGCACAGTTAATCGTAGATAATGTGCGTAAGAAAATTGAAAGCTTTGATGGTCCTATTATCTTTACTCGCGATACACATGATAGGGATTACTTGGAACGTCAAGAAGGAAAGCTTTTACCAGTGCCTCACTGCGTGAAAAATACCGAGGGCTGGCATATTGTGGAGGGATTGATCGAGGCTGCAGAAGGTCGTTCAATCATGAGCCCCGTATCCTTTGTAGATAAGCCAAACTTTGCCTCTTTTGAGCTAGTAAGTCGTTTAGAGGGCATGGATAGGGTAAATCCTATTGAGTCTATTACTCTCATCGGCTTATGCACAGATATTTGCGTTGTTTCCAATGCGATCCTGTTGAAAGCAGGCTTGCCAGAGATTCCTATACATATTGATTCGAGCTGTTGTGCTGGCGTAACAGAGGAGTCTCATCAAGCGGCATTAACAACGATGAAAATGTGTCAGTGCATCATTGACTAA
- a CDS encoding phosphatidylglycerophosphatase A: MEATKDLEKYTYELLAERGVTLEDIAELVFYVQKPYMPNLKLEECRTSVASVLSKREVHNAIITGIELDKLTEQNKLSQPLQRIVANDESLYGIDEILAFSIVNLYGSIGFTNYGYLDKVKPGIIKKLDSEEGGRCNTFLDDLVGAVAAAAAGKLAHNEPNRVQHAIVEE; encoded by the coding sequence ATGGAGGCTACAAAAGATTTAGAGAAATATACTTACGAGCTTCTCGCTGAACGGGGTGTCACATTAGAGGACATTGCAGAGCTTGTTTTTTACGTACAAAAACCGTATATGCCGAATTTAAAACTGGAAGAGTGTCGCACAAGTGTGGCTTCTGTACTATCTAAGCGTGAGGTGCATAATGCGATTATTACGGGCATAGAGCTTGATAAGTTAACGGAGCAGAATAAACTATCTCAGCCATTGCAACGTATTGTTGCTAATGATGAAAGCCTATATGGTATTGATGAAATTTTAGCTTTTTCCATCGTTAATTTGTATGGATCTATTGGCTTTACAAATTATGGATATCTAGACAAGGTGAAGCCAGGTATCATCAAAAAGCTAGATAGCGAAGAAGGGGGACGCTGTAATACATTCCTTGATGATTTAGTAGGTGCTGTAGCGGCAGCAGCGGCAGGAAAACTGGCACATAATGAACCAAATCGCGTGCAACATGCTATAGTAGAAGAATAG
- a CDS encoding zinc ribbon domain-containing protein YjdM, translated as MANLPNCPKCGDEYTYEDGHMFICPMCGNEWTAADAQAAAEAGIIRDANGNELADGDTVVVVKDLKVKGAGVLKQGTRVKNIRLITDASDGHDIDCKIDGFGAMALKSEMVKKI; from the coding sequence ATGGCAAATTTACCTAACTGCCCTAAGTGTGGCGACGAGTACACATACGAAGATGGGCATATGTTTATCTGCCCTATGTGTGGCAACGAATGGACAGCGGCTGATGCACAAGCTGCAGCTGAAGCGGGTATCATTCGCGATGCTAATGGCAACGAGCTTGCTGATGGCGATACAGTTGTTGTTGTAAAAGACCTCAAAGTAAAAGGTGCGGGTGTATTAAAACAAGGTACGCGCGTAAAAAATATTCGACTCATCACCGATGCAAGCGACGGTCACGATATCGATTGTAAAATCGATGGCTTCGGTGCGATGGCATTGAAATCTGAAATGGTTAAGAAAATCTAA
- a CDS encoding MerR family transcriptional regulator, whose amino-acid sequence MKIGEFSKLVGLSISTLRYYEDQGFLHIERQNGIRNYHAEDVGFVQFIKRLKDMGMPLANIKRYADLRYAGAHTARKRMTLLQEHYRFIEAEIKRLEGYKNNLEDKLELYETLVKKNEIE is encoded by the coding sequence ATGAAAATCGGTGAATTTTCAAAATTGGTAGGGCTGTCCATTTCTACATTGCGATATTATGAGGATCAGGGGTTCCTTCACATCGAGCGACAGAACGGCATTCGCAATTACCATGCGGAGGACGTGGGCTTTGTACAGTTTATTAAACGCTTGAAAGACATGGGAATGCCGCTTGCGAACATCAAGCGATATGCGGACTTGCGGTATGCCGGAGCTCATACGGCCCGTAAAAGAATGACACTGTTGCAGGAACACTATCGATTTATTGAGGCCGAAATCAAACGATTGGAAGGCTATAAGAATAATCTTGAAGATAAGTTGGAGTTGTATGAAACTTTGGTAAAGAAAAATGAGATTGAGTAG
- a CDS encoding carboxymuconolactone decarboxylase family protein, with the protein MKETRFNIGMNTLKQIDGMHGEEVYNTIQEISPAIADLLVELFGDIYTRPNLDFKERELITLASLLTLGGCEAQLKVHTNAALNVGIAPEQIVEVCTHCIPYAGFPRVLNALFTVKAVFEERNVL; encoded by the coding sequence ATGAAAGAAACACGTTTTAACATCGGTATGAACACATTGAAACAGATTGACGGGATGCACGGCGAGGAGGTGTATAACACAATTCAAGAGATTTCACCGGCCATAGCCGATTTATTGGTCGAGCTATTCGGCGACATCTACACGCGTCCCAACCTGGATTTCAAGGAACGGGAACTGATTACGCTCGCATCCCTGTTAACGCTGGGCGGTTGCGAGGCTCAGCTGAAAGTACATACCAACGCGGCACTCAATGTCGGTATCGCGCCCGAGCAAATCGTAGAAGTCTGCACCCACTGCATCCCCTATGCAGGATTTCCACGCGTGCTGAACGCACTGTTTACGGTGAAAGCAGTCTTTGAAGAGCGAAACGTACTGTAA
- a CDS encoding ECF transporter S component: MQHVQTRSTTSMLVLTAVLIALATLLTMYTKIPVPGIRGYFNVGDVVIMTSALLLGRKYGAYIGALGPALADLFLGYVVFVPITFVVKGLEGYLVGTVYKNKTTTSALVATIVGGIVIVAGYFIAEYFVFDPGVAIASILTNTIQAVMSVIISMILYAILCKRLG; this comes from the coding sequence ATGCAACACGTTCAAACCCGCAGTACTACATCTATGTTAGTACTCACAGCCGTATTGATTGCCCTCGCTACATTGCTTACAATGTATACGAAAATTCCAGTACCTGGCATTCGCGGCTATTTCAATGTAGGAGATGTCGTTATTATGACGTCAGCTCTATTATTAGGTCGAAAATATGGCGCCTATATTGGTGCTCTCGGCCCGGCGCTAGCCGATTTATTTCTCGGCTATGTAGTCTTTGTACCCATCACCTTCGTGGTGAAAGGCCTTGAAGGCTATCTTGTCGGTACTGTCTATAAGAATAAGACAACTACCTCTGCCTTGGTAGCAACTATCGTAGGCGGTATTGTTATCGTAGCCGGCTACTTTATCGCTGAATACTTTGTATTCGACCCAGGCGTAGCCATTGCAAGTATTTTAACTAATACTATTCAAGCTGTTATGAGCGTTATTATTAGCATGATACTCTATGCGATCTTGTGTAAACGACTTGGATAG
- a CDS encoding NAD(P)H-dependent oxidoreductase, protein MNILIIYTYPNHQSFNDAILKVVQQNLSKDHNVNTLDLYEEQFDPILRFDDTHKRRDLSTVPDMEKYRNLITWADHFIFIYPIWWSGMPAMLKGFIDRVFTAGFAYSYGKRGLIGHLQGKSAWIITTHNTPAFLTPFIQDYGKVLKNQVLKSCGIKPVTHTQLAGTENSSDEKRRRFLDKIANIAGSI, encoded by the coding sequence ATGAATATTTTAATCATTTACACCTATCCTAATCATCAAAGTTTTAATGACGCTATTCTGAAAGTAGTGCAACAGAATCTTTCAAAAGACCACAATGTGAACACCTTGGATTTATATGAGGAGCAGTTCGATCCTATATTGCGATTTGATGACACGCACAAACGTCGAGATTTAAGCACTGTGCCGGACATGGAAAAGTATCGCAACTTAATTACTTGGGCAGACCATTTCATCTTTATCTACCCAATTTGGTGGAGTGGTATGCCGGCAATGCTCAAAGGCTTTATCGATCGCGTGTTTACAGCGGGCTTTGCCTATTCATACGGAAAACGAGGGCTTATAGGTCATTTACAGGGAAAATCCGCCTGGATCATCACCACCCACAATACTCCCGCCTTTTTGACGCCGTTTATTCAGGACTATGGCAAGGTGTTAAAAAATCAAGTTCTGAAATCCTGTGGCATTAAACCGGTTACACATACCCAGTTGGCTGGCACAGAAAACAGCTCAGACGAAAAACGCCGGCGCTTCTTAGACAAAATCGCTAATATCGCCGGAAGTATATAA
- a CDS encoding barstar family protein, with translation MEIVEAIARQVFTIDGRKFSNIKGFYQEVEAVFTDGLGWHIGDNLDAFNDVLRGGFGRHEYGEPIHIRWISYDKSIRNLGREIMAEIEEIILDTDNSGHDCTLEKL, from the coding sequence TTGGAGATTGTAGAGGCGATAGCAAGACAAGTGTTTACTATTGATGGTCGAAAATTTTCTAATATAAAAGGGTTCTATCAAGAAGTAGAGGCTGTGTTTACAGATGGTTTAGGCTGGCATATCGGAGATAATCTAGATGCTTTCAACGATGTACTCCGAGGTGGTTTTGGTCGCCATGAATATGGTGAGCCTATCCATATTCGGTGGATTTCCTATGATAAAAGCATTAGAAATTTAGGGAGAGAAATAATGGCTGAGATTGAAGAAATCATCTTAGATACAGATAATAGTGGACATGATTGTACACTAGAGAAACTCTAA
- a CDS encoding 5'-nucleotidase, lipoprotein e(P4) family → MKSSSLAWYVAVACIGGSLCIGSVVQANSPATVKANNSAPAAIVTQAQPAQPVTVTAVKNDGVSATANHTVTNNVVANNVVANDVVAQEALKQKQQYQAETETMGLLWMRTSAEYRALAYQGYNVAMNAVKMAVTDPSHQRKPLAIVLDADETVVDNTKLMGESIANGNGRFDAPWWRQAVHQGKSQAMPGAVEFLNEVHKQGVEIFYVSNRYAPVNLDVTIQNFKELGFPSVDKDHVLLFEKDSDKQPRFDMIAKKYYVVVYMGDNAGDFPIGTKGKTLAERNAIIDNHKEDFGTTFVVFPNPAYGSWVSALAKGYQNLSPEEQKQVNNQYLQQ, encoded by the coding sequence ATGAAATCTAGTAGTTTGGCATGGTATGTGGCGGTGGCTTGTATTGGAGGAAGCCTTTGTATTGGATCTGTAGTACAGGCGAATTCTCCTGCGACGGTGAAAGCAAATAACTCTGCTCCCGCAGCTATTGTAACGCAGGCTCAACCAGCTCAGCCTGTTACTGTTACAGCAGTTAAGAATGATGGAGTTAGTGCTACAGCAAATCATACAGTAACTAATAATGTAGTAGCTAATAATGTAGTAGCTAATGATGTAGTGGCACAGGAAGCCCTCAAGCAAAAGCAACAGTACCAAGCCGAAACTGAAACGATGGGCTTGCTATGGATGCGCACCTCTGCAGAGTACAGAGCGTTGGCGTATCAAGGGTACAATGTGGCAATGAATGCCGTTAAGATGGCCGTTACTGATCCATCTCATCAAAGAAAACCTTTAGCTATCGTTCTTGATGCGGACGAAACCGTAGTGGACAATACCAAGTTGATGGGTGAAAGTATAGCAAACGGTAATGGTCGTTTTGATGCTCCTTGGTGGCGTCAAGCCGTGCATCAAGGAAAATCGCAAGCCATGCCTGGAGCCGTTGAATTTTTAAATGAAGTTCATAAACAAGGGGTAGAAATCTTCTATGTTTCAAATCGCTACGCACCTGTAAACCTTGACGTAACGATACAGAATTTTAAAGAACTAGGATTCCCATCTGTCGATAAAGACCATGTACTACTATTCGAAAAAGACTCTGATAAACAACCTCGCTTTGATATGATTGCTAAAAAATATTATGTCGTTGTATACATGGGCGATAACGCCGGTGATTTCCCTATTGGCACAAAAGGCAAGACACTAGCTGAAAGAAATGCCATCATCGACAATCATAAAGAGGACTTTGGTACTACTTTTGTCGTATTTCCAAACCCTGCTTACGGATCCTGGGTAAGTGCACTAGCGAAAGGCTACCAAAACCTAAGCCCAGAAGAACAAAAACAAGTGAATAACCAATACCTACAACAATAA
- a CDS encoding catalase, translating into MNNEKKLTTAFGAPVPDNRNSATAGKRGPVLMQDVWLMEKLAHFEREVIPERRMHAKGSGAFGTFTVTNDITKYTKAKIFSEVGKQTPLFVRFSTVAGERGAADAERDIRGFAVKFYTEEGNWDLVGNNTPVFFIRDPLQFPDLNRAVKRNPKTNLRDATANWDFWTSLPEAIHQVTIVMSDRGIPKSYRTMHGFGSHTYSLINENDERVWVKFHWVCQQPIENLSDAEAANVVASDRESHQRDLFEAIERGDFPKWKLCIQVMTEEQANNMPYNPFDLTKVWYHDEFPLIEVGVMELNRNPENYFQDVEQAAFAPTTIIPGVSFSPDRMLQGRLFSYADAQRYRLGANYYQIPVNAAKCPVNIYHRDGQGRIDGNHGSTIGYAPNSFGEWAEQPEFKNPPLDVSGPAYQYDFYEDDSDFFTQPGKLFRLMSPEQQQVLFENTAAAMNGVPDFIKERHAKHCYQCDPAYGEGVAKALGMNIDFSDVK; encoded by the coding sequence ATGAATAATGAAAAGAAACTAACAACAGCCTTTGGTGCTCCCGTACCAGATAATCGCAACTCTGCTACAGCAGGTAAACGTGGTCCTGTATTGATGCAAGATGTTTGGCTCATGGAGAAATTAGCTCATTTTGAGCGCGAAGTGATTCCTGAACGCCGTATGCATGCTAAAGGATCCGGTGCATTTGGTACTTTCACAGTAACCAATGACATTACAAAATATACGAAAGCAAAAATTTTCTCTGAAGTAGGCAAGCAAACACCGTTATTTGTGCGTTTCTCCACAGTTGCCGGGGAGCGTGGTGCGGCCGATGCAGAACGCGATATTCGTGGCTTTGCCGTAAAATTCTATACGGAAGAAGGGAACTGGGACCTCGTAGGTAACAATACACCTGTATTCTTTATTCGCGATCCATTGCAATTCCCTGATTTGAACCGCGCTGTAAAACGGAATCCGAAAACAAATCTTCGCGATGCGACAGCAAACTGGGATTTCTGGACTAGCTTGCCAGAGGCGATCCACCAAGTAACAATCGTCATGAGTGACCGTGGTATTCCTAAATCCTACCGCACAATGCATGGTTTCGGCAGTCATACATACAGTCTTATCAACGAAAACGATGAGCGCGTATGGGTTAAATTCCATTGGGTTTGCCAACAGCCGATTGAAAATCTTTCCGATGCTGAGGCGGCTAATGTGGTGGCGAGTGACCGTGAAAGTCACCAACGTGACCTCTTTGAGGCTATTGAAAGAGGCGATTTCCCTAAATGGAAATTATGCATCCAAGTGATGACGGAAGAACAAGCTAACAATATGCCATACAATCCATTCGATTTAACAAAAGTATGGTATCATGACGAATTCCCATTGATCGAAGTCGGTGTGATGGAACTTAACCGTAACCCAGAAAATTATTTCCAAGATGTAGAACAAGCTGCATTTGCACCAACAACTATCATTCCAGGTGTATCCTTCTCTCCTGATAGAATGCTTCAAGGTCGCTTGTTCTCTTATGCCGATGCGCAACGCTATCGTTTAGGGGCAAATTATTATCAAATCCCTGTTAATGCCGCTAAATGCCCTGTAAATATCTATCATCGCGATGGTCAAGGTCGTATAGATGGAAACCATGGGTCAACAATTGGCTACGCACCAAATAGCTTTGGTGAATGGGCTGAACAACCAGAATTCAAAAATCCTCCTCTCGATGTATCTGGTCCAGCTTACCAATATGATTTCTATGAAGACGACTCTGACTTCTTCACACAACCAGGTAAATTATTCCGCCTCATGAGCCCTGAACAACAACAAGTTTTGTTTGAAAATACCGCAGCGGCTATGAATGGTGTACCTGATTTCATCAAAGAACGTCATGCAAAACATTGCTATCAATGTGATCCTGCTTATGGTGAAGGCGTTGCTAAAGCCTTGGGCATGAACATCGATTTTAGCGATGTAAAATAA
- the dinB gene encoding DNA polymerase IV has protein sequence MRRWIMHVDMDAFFASIEQLDHPEYKGHPVIVGGLSSRGVVATCSYEARKFGVHSAMPISRAKKLCPDGIYVYPRMDRYKEVSNQIFSIMKEFTPYIEPLSIDEAFLEVSGMSTMYSGPKALGRAIKDRVFEKTGLIISAGLAPNKFLAKLASDLDKPDGLVVIPYGREKEVLAPLPIKRIWGVGPRTEKILKAGGFHLMRHIQSLPDESSLIPLVGNQAKRIWELANGIDDRPVETERKIQSIGVEETYEEDLTEGRAIELEFRYFANRLSKRLRRRSLHGHTVSIKVRYDDFTTVSRQKRLDTPSDQEHVFFETALILWNKLMQDKTSKRPKESKKDTEPLGATTKVKSTNFKCSSFKGITCMDPPGPIRLLGLTVSGLDEEVPMQDSLFDSPQDETEDKLASVLDSLESKFGETAVMSGALWQRFHGDNGIRRKRSELKAAVDAEASIEEPKKIVKKDL, from the coding sequence ATGAGACGTTGGATTATGCATGTTGATATGGATGCATTCTTCGCGTCCATAGAACAACTGGATCATCCAGAGTATAAAGGCCACCCCGTAATCGTGGGTGGTCTTTCTTCACGTGGTGTCGTAGCTACCTGTTCCTATGAGGCCCGAAAATTTGGTGTTCACTCTGCGATGCCAATCTCGAGGGCTAAGAAACTCTGTCCTGATGGGATTTATGTATATCCTCGAATGGATCGCTATAAAGAGGTGTCGAACCAAATTTTTTCCATTATGAAAGAATTCACCCCTTATATTGAGCCTTTATCTATTGATGAAGCCTTTCTTGAAGTGAGTGGCATGTCTACCATGTATAGTGGCCCTAAAGCGCTAGGGCGAGCCATTAAAGATCGTGTATTCGAGAAAACAGGACTTATTATCTCTGCAGGCTTAGCACCCAATAAATTTCTTGCTAAATTGGCTTCTGATTTAGATAAACCCGATGGTCTTGTAGTCATCCCATACGGTCGTGAAAAAGAGGTGTTGGCTCCTTTGCCTATTAAACGTATTTGGGGTGTTGGTCCTCGGACAGAGAAAATTTTGAAAGCCGGTGGCTTTCACCTGATGCGTCATATTCAGTCTTTGCCTGATGAAAGCAGTTTAATTCCTCTCGTGGGGAATCAGGCAAAGCGCATATGGGAGCTGGCGAATGGTATCGACGATAGACCTGTTGAAACAGAACGCAAGATACAATCAATTGGAGTGGAGGAAACCTACGAAGAAGATCTCACAGAGGGCCGTGCTATTGAATTAGAGTTTAGGTACTTTGCGAACCGTCTATCGAAACGGCTTAGAAGGCGTAGCCTTCATGGACACACTGTATCTATTAAGGTGCGCTACGATGATTTCACTACCGTATCAAGACAAAAACGTTTAGATACACCATCAGACCAGGAACATGTATTTTTCGAAACAGCATTGATTCTGTGGAATAAATTGATGCAGGATAAGACGAGTAAGCGGCCTAAAGAGTCTAAGAAAGATACGGAACCGTTAGGGGCCACTACAAAGGTAAAGTCTACGAATTTTAAATGTAGTAGTTTTAAAGGGATTACCTGTATGGATCCGCCTGGCCCTATACGACTATTAGGTCTTACTGTGAGTGGTCTCGATGAGGAGGTTCCTATGCAGGATAGTCTCTTTGATTCCCCACAGGATGAAACAGAGGATAAGCTTGCTAGCGTGTTAGACTCCTTAGAGTCTAAATTTGGTGAGACTGCTGTTATGAGTGGTGCATTATGGCAGCGCTTTCACGGAGACAATGGAATACGTAGGAAACGGTCAGAGTTGAAAGCGGCCGTGGATGCAGAGGCATCTATTGAAGAACCTAAAAAGATCGTCAAAAAGGACTTATAA
- a CDS encoding ArsR/SmtB family transcription factor: MVEVSYERLATIFKALSDETRLHIIDMLSCNELCAADILASFNLSQSTLSYHMKILIDAGVVNSQRNGLWTRYSINEATFADILDILPQLYKTKDECICAQIKYCRISEHEKEA; encoded by the coding sequence ATGGTTGAAGTTTCTTACGAACGTTTAGCGACGATTTTTAAGGCATTAAGCGATGAAACAAGATTACACATCATCGATATGTTGTCTTGCAATGAATTATGTGCAGCCGATATTTTAGCGAGCTTCAATTTGTCTCAATCTACGTTGAGTTACCACATGAAAATCTTAATTGATGCAGGTGTAGTTAACTCTCAACGTAATGGTTTATGGACGCGTTACTCCATTAATGAAGCTACATTTGCGGATATTTTAGATATTCTCCCTCAATTATACAAAACTAAAGATGAGTGCATTTGCGCGCAAATTAAATACTGCCGCATTTCTGAGCACGAAAAAGAAGCGTAA